In Catenulispora sp. MAP5-51, the genomic stretch GATCAGCCGGGCGCGCACCGGCGCCAGGCCGGCCACCGACAGCGCGAACACCGCGACCACCTCGCCGGCGCGGCCGACCGAGCCGTGGCCGGAGGCCAGGGCGAGTGTCAGGGACAGGAAGACCGTGCCGTAGGACAGGCGCCCGATGAGAGCCGTGGCGAAGGTGCGCGCGGCGAAGGGCAGGCGGAATACCGCCATGTACGAAGACAAGGGAGTTGTTCCTCACCGTGGGATCACGTGCAGGGGACACCGGAGGACCGCGGCACGGCCGGTGGCCGAGGCGGTCGACGGAGTCCGTTACGCACGGGAGGTGTGGAACATGGTGGTGATCGTAGCGGAGCCGGATCATGGGGGCCACTCAGTAAACGAACTTGTGCAACGATCTTGTGATGAGCGACGAGGCGATGGTCGGCGGAGTCAACACGGTCGTGCGGATCGGCGAGCGCGTGCACCGGCCGGCGGGGGAGTGGACGCCGGCCGTCCACGCGGTGCTGGACCACCTCGCGGCGAAGGGCTTCACCGGTGCGCCGCGGGCCCACGGCTTCGACGCCGAGGGCTGGGAGGTGCTCGACTTCGTGCCCGGCGACGTCCCCGGATCCGAGATGGTGGTCTCCGACGAGGCCCTGGCCGCCATGGCGGTCCTGCTGCGCGGGCTGCACGACGCGACGGCCGACTTCGTCCCGCCGGCCGCAGCCGCCTGGTATTTCGAGCCCCGGGAACCGTTCGACGTGGTCTGCCACGGCGACGTCGCGCCGTACAACACGGTCTTCCGCGACGGCCGTCCGGTGGCCTTGATCGACTTCGACACGGCGCATCCCGGCTCGCGGGTGTGGGACGTGGCGTACGCGGCCTACCGGTTCGTCCAGCTCGTCGAGGAGGGCGCGCCGGCCGGCGAGCAGGCCCGGCGCCTGGCGCTGTTCGCGGACGCCTACGGGCTCGGCGAGCCGGATCGGGCCGTGCTGATCGACACCGTGGTCGCCCGGCTGGAGCACCTGGTCGGCTTCATGCGGAGTCAGGCCGCGGCCGGTCATCCGGCGTTC encodes the following:
- a CDS encoding phosphotransferase enzyme family protein — encoded protein: MSDEAMVGGVNTVVRIGERVHRPAGEWTPAVHAVLDHLAAKGFTGAPRAHGFDAEGWEVLDFVPGDVPGSEMVVSDEALAAMAVLLRGLHDATADFVPPAAAAWYFEPREPFDVVCHGDVAPYNTVFRDGRPVALIDFDTAHPGSRVWDVAYAAYRFVQLVEEGAPAGEQARRLALFADAYGLGEPDRAVLIDTVVARLEHLVGFMRSQAAAGHPAFSRHVAEGHDSYYLRNIAFVERHRAVLGAALE